Proteins co-encoded in one Corylus avellana chromosome ca9, CavTom2PMs-1.0 genomic window:
- the LOC132162138 gene encoding uncharacterized protein LOC132162138 isoform X1, translating to MELEGAMGVQSTDVSSCLEKKRKIDGSSSSSSSSPPYEALISLPIRMKGMMEITERWYTMKIPADAVDGAEGSISEAWRTWAPHENSTFALLGSDLYSIGGRSYDSDGMPFFISKVHKVNIRDPIGGWIPVESMISPRANPHIFVIGGKLYALSGEPSGVPPPNAPVGEVYDPMTDSWKALPVPPCYMGVHMLCAALENPNRILVASLSEFPDDEDHEPVFDDSFANFCIYQVQNCSWKMLCPTRRDLVAKCPLGYKGKAVAVGNCLYWITYHRELLAYDFVLDLWLTGWIEGLSIPVIRFYQPAIPCLLHLKDERFCIIKCTTVRYPRDDYIECILFDVSPVPEKRILRISAVSRIKYRTTDPTVPESSFLIFGEVKQGASAKSKENYDSRLLSSLTVF from the exons ATGGAATTGGAGGGAGCCATGGGCGTTCAATCAACTGATGTTTCATCTtgcctagaaaaaaaaagaaaaattgatggttcttcttcatcatcatcatcatctcctcCTTACGAAGCCCTCATCTCTTTGCCTATCCGTATGAAAGGGATGATGGAAATCACGGAAAGGTGGTATACCATGAAGATTCCTGCCGACGCGGTCGACGGTGCTGAGGGGTCCATCTCTGAAGCTTGGAGAACATGGGCTCCACATGAAAATTCTACCTTTGCATTGCTAGGCTCCGATCTATACTCTATTGGTGGCCGAAGCTACGATTCTGACGGGATGCCATTTTTTATTTCCAAAGTGCATAAGGTAAACATTAGGGATCCCATCGGTGGTTGGATCCCTGTTGAATCCATGATTTCTCCAAGAGCGAACCCTCACATCTTTGTCATAGGCGGTAAATTATATGCCTTATCTGGAGAGCCTTCTGGTGTTCCTCCTCCTAACGCCCCGGTTGGTGAGGTTTATGACCCCATGACTGATTCATGGAAAGCCTTGCCTGTTCCTCCTTGTTACATGGGAGTTCACATGCTCTGTGCAGCTCTTGAGAATCCAAACAGGATTCTCGTTGCTTCACTTTCAGAGTTCCCAGATGATGAAGATCATGAACCTGTTTTTGATGATTCTTTTGCAAATTTCTGTATCTACCAAGTGCAGAATTGTTCTTGGAAAATGCTTTGCCCTACCCGTCGCGACCTTGTTGCTAAATGTCCTTTGGGCTATAAAGGAAAGGCTGTTGCGGTAGGAAATTGTTTATATTGGATTACATACCACCGTGAGTTACTTGCGTACGATTTCGTGTTGGATTTGTGGCTAACTGGGTGGATTGAAGGTCTGAGTATTCCGGTTATTCGATTTTATCAGCCCGCTATTCCTTGTTTATTGCATTTGAAGGATGAAAGATTCTGCATTATAAAATGTACAACTGTTCGTTATCCACGTGATGATTATATTGAGTGCATCCTATTTGATGTTTCTCCTGTGCCCGAGAAGAGGATTTTGCGTATATCCGCTGTTTCCAGAATCAAGTATAGGACGACGGACCCCACTGTCCCTGAGTCATCCTTTTTAAT ATTTGGAGAAGTCAAGCAAGGAGCAAGTGCAAAGAGCAAAGAGAATTATGATAGTCGGCTGCTTTCTTCATTGACTGTATTCTAG
- the LOC132162138 gene encoding uncharacterized protein LOC132162138 isoform X2: MELEGAMGVQSTDVSSCLEKKRKIDGSSSSSSSSPPYEALISLPIRMKGMMEITERWYTMKIPADAVDGAEGSISEAWRTWAPHENSTFALLGSDLYSIGGRSYDSDGMPFFISKVHKVNIRDPIGGWIPVESMISPRANPHIFVIGGKLYALSGEPSGVPPPNAPVGEVYDPMTDSWKALPVPPCYMGVHMLCAALENPNRILVASLSEFPDDEDHEPVFDDSFANFCIYQVQNCSWKMLCPTRRDLVAKCPLGYKGKAVAVGNCLYWITYHRELLAYDFVLDLWLTGWIEGLSIPVIRFYQPAIPCLLHLKDERFCIIKCTTVRYPRDDYIECILFDVSPVPEKRILRISAVSRIKYRTTDPTVPESSFLMGK, from the exons ATGGAATTGGAGGGAGCCATGGGCGTTCAATCAACTGATGTTTCATCTtgcctagaaaaaaaaagaaaaattgatggttcttcttcatcatcatcatcatctcctcCTTACGAAGCCCTCATCTCTTTGCCTATCCGTATGAAAGGGATGATGGAAATCACGGAAAGGTGGTATACCATGAAGATTCCTGCCGACGCGGTCGACGGTGCTGAGGGGTCCATCTCTGAAGCTTGGAGAACATGGGCTCCACATGAAAATTCTACCTTTGCATTGCTAGGCTCCGATCTATACTCTATTGGTGGCCGAAGCTACGATTCTGACGGGATGCCATTTTTTATTTCCAAAGTGCATAAGGTAAACATTAGGGATCCCATCGGTGGTTGGATCCCTGTTGAATCCATGATTTCTCCAAGAGCGAACCCTCACATCTTTGTCATAGGCGGTAAATTATATGCCTTATCTGGAGAGCCTTCTGGTGTTCCTCCTCCTAACGCCCCGGTTGGTGAGGTTTATGACCCCATGACTGATTCATGGAAAGCCTTGCCTGTTCCTCCTTGTTACATGGGAGTTCACATGCTCTGTGCAGCTCTTGAGAATCCAAACAGGATTCTCGTTGCTTCACTTTCAGAGTTCCCAGATGATGAAGATCATGAACCTGTTTTTGATGATTCTTTTGCAAATTTCTGTATCTACCAAGTGCAGAATTGTTCTTGGAAAATGCTTTGCCCTACCCGTCGCGACCTTGTTGCTAAATGTCCTTTGGGCTATAAAGGAAAGGCTGTTGCGGTAGGAAATTGTTTATATTGGATTACATACCACCGTGAGTTACTTGCGTACGATTTCGTGTTGGATTTGTGGCTAACTGGGTGGATTGAAGGTCTGAGTATTCCGGTTATTCGATTTTATCAGCCCGCTATTCCTTGTTTATTGCATTTGAAGGATGAAAGATTCTGCATTATAAAATGTACAACTGTTCGTTATCCACGTGATGATTATATTGAGTGCATCCTATTTGATGTTTCTCCTGTGCCCGAGAAGAGGATTTTGCGTATATCCGCTGTTTCCAGAATCAAGTATAGGACGACGGACCCCACTGTCCCTGAGTCATCCTTTTTAAT GGGTAAGTAG